From a single Hypnocyclicus thermotrophus genomic region:
- a CDS encoding mannitol-1-phosphate 5-dehydrogenase: MKIAIQFGAGNIGRGFIGKLLSQSGYKVYFTDINESIINEMKNKNQYIVEIVGEKKEENIVKNIDGVLSNDKSLIDIIAEAEIITTAVGPTVLSIIAKTLAEGIEKRKALGNTSFLNIIACENMIKASTFLKEEIEKYISNDTAEFIEKYIGFPNSAVDRIVPPMEDSTDLLRVRVEEFKEWIVDKTLFKGTIPEIEGMQLTNNLMAFVERKLFTLNTGHAITAYIGVLKGYKTIKESIENEEIQNIVKNAMKESGEVLIKRYGFEREKHYKYIDKILNRFKNPYLKDEVKRVGRQPLRKLSFNDRLIKPLRGTLEYGTSNENLIYGIAAALKYENAEDEQAKELQEKIAANNIKDVIKEITSLEEEIIVEKIAAKYLSL, from the coding sequence ATGAAGATAGCTATACAATTTGGTGCGGGAAATATTGGAAGAGGATTTATTGGAAAACTGCTTTCACAATCTGGATACAAAGTATATTTTACTGATATAAATGAATCAATAATAAATGAAATGAAAAATAAAAACCAGTATATTGTAGAAATAGTAGGAGAAAAAAAAGAAGAAAATATAGTAAAAAATATAGATGGAGTATTATCTAATGATAAATCATTAATAGATATAATTGCAGAAGCTGAAATAATTACTACTGCGGTAGGGCCTACAGTTTTATCAATTATTGCCAAAACATTAGCAGAAGGAATAGAAAAAAGAAAAGCATTAGGAAATACAAGTTTTTTAAATATAATAGCATGTGAAAATATGATAAAAGCTTCTACATTCTTGAAAGAAGAAATTGAAAAATATATTTCTAACGACACAGCTGAATTTATTGAAAAATATATTGGTTTTCCTAATTCAGCAGTAGATAGAATAGTACCACCAATGGAAGATAGCACTGATCTATTAAGAGTGAGAGTTGAAGAGTTTAAAGAGTGGATAGTTGATAAAACACTATTTAAAGGAACAATTCCTGAAATAGAAGGAATGCAATTGACAAATAATTTAATGGCGTTTGTAGAAAGAAAATTATTTACTTTAAATACAGGACATGCAATTACTGCATATATAGGTGTATTAAAAGGATATAAGACTATAAAAGAAAGTATAGAGAATGAAGAAATTCAAAACATAGTAAAAAATGCTATGAAAGAGAGTGGAGAAGTACTTATAAAGAGATATGGATTTGAAAGAGAAAAACATTATAAATATATAGATAAAATATTAAATAGATTTAAAAATCCATATTTAAAAGATGAAGTAAAAAGAGTAGGAAGACAACCACTCAGAAAATTAAGTTTTAATGATAGATTAATAAAACCTTTAAGAGGAACTTTAGAATATGGTACAAGTAATGAAAATCTTATATATGGGATAGCAGCAGCATTAAAATATGAAAATGCAGAAGATGAACAAGCTAAAGAATTGCAAGAAAAAATAGCAGCTAATAATATAAAGGATGTAATAAAAGAGATAACTTCATTAGAAGAAGAAATTATAGTAGAAAAAATAGCAGCTAAATATCTTTCTTTATAA